In Aedes albopictus strain Foshan chromosome 3, AalbF5, whole genome shotgun sequence, the following are encoded in one genomic region:
- the LOC109401625 gene encoding pupal cuticle protein Edg-78E-like: MKPQTELFIVVLLLASSAISQEVEVVEQEQNIEPDGTYSHRYRLTDGTEVQEQGKGGVSATGGYSYTSPEGEVIRITYTADENGYNPQGDAIPQPPPIPEAILRALEYIRTHARPEQ; encoded by the exons ATGAAGCCACAG ACAGAGTTATTCATCGTAGTGCTTCTGTTGGCGTCCTCGGCTATTAGCCAGGAGGTTGAAGTAGTTGAACAGGAGCAGAACATCGAACCTGATGGGACCTACTCCCATCGATATCGGTTAACCGATGGAACAGAAGTTCAGGAGCAAGGAAAAGGAGGAGTATCTGCTACCGGCGGATACAGTTATACCTCACCGGAGGGGGAAGTGATCCGCATAACCTACACTGCCGATGAAAATGGCTACAACCCGCAAGGTGATGCCATTCCCCAACCGCCGCCCATTCCGGAGGCGATCCTGCGAGCGTTGGAGTACATTCGAACACATGCCCGACCCGAGCAGTGA
- the LOC109420360 gene encoding transcriptional adapter 3, translated as MADKSLAKRLSLSSSSKNRMGHPTGSGGFAGLGVGGLPSGSKLPSAKALATVASAGVPSPGSPGEISLVPYIKTADNGKVLPKYTAALSSTTEDLVPAEDLDMVQLELELLLSTVALRYRVLKSEIDTIDKADERRERKGKFIDKAPSSPGKKRRLDDKQKFRDSSGKPFGHHMKLPKIKNMSSLIPPSPAPSQNTDDSSDAVPFLPPNHHIQHIISDNSNNKLMLSKNDTPNKFWMSAEPYCMPITHEDLKLLDDLLEEYSGPLIPPIPELGPHYSTQWAADDIKEEQDSSAKKVKGLTNGDIGRKEKVMGEGITGPLTQRLVSALMEENLLPDCNSTSNENSNSSSDIGHSNSRSAVSLLKNGISIERRLRKELIEQGILDDDDMPKSQQDDEILSEINRVRTEIAVIAEYNSNEIRKLQSMAQDEMKRIEVKRKLDRVDQEIIECYKKIMAARLKRRPLTKQERDEAYRLAEEQKRLSDQLELMPVHGPFATN; from the exons ATGGCTGATAAGAGCCTTGCGAAGCGCTTATCGCTTTCATCATCGTCGAAAAATCGAATGGGTCATCCGACGGGCAGTGGCGGGTTCGCTGGGCTAGGAGTAGGAGGGCTCCCTTCGGGATCCAAGCTGCCGTCGGCTAAAGCGCTAGCAACCGTAGCCAGTGCGGGTGTCCCTTCGCCCGGatcgcctggagaaatttccttggTTCCATACATCAAAACTGCTGATAACGGAAAGGTGTTGCCAAAGTACACGGCGG CGTTGTCTAGCACCACCGAAGATTTGGTACCAGCAGAAGACTTGGATATGGTTCAGTTAGAACTGGAACTACTACTTTCCACTGTTGCTTTGCGTTATCGCGTTCTGAAGAGCGAAATAGACACGATCGACAAGGCAGACGAGCGACGTGAAAGGAAAGGCAAATTCATAGACAAGGCGCCAAGCTCGCCTGGTAAAAAGAGGCGTCTGGATGATAAGCAAAAGTTCCGTGATAGCTCAGGAAAACCATTTGGCCATCACATGAAATTACCCAAGATAAAAAATATGTCTTCGTTGATCCCACCTTCCCCAGCTCCGTCGCAGAACACTGATGACAGTAGCGATGCGGTTCCCTTCCTACCGCCGAATCACCACATCCAGCACATTATTTCCGACAATAGCAACAACAAACTAATGCTCTCGAAGAACGATACTCCGAACAAATTTTGGATGTCGGCTGAGCCCTACTGTATGCCCATCACGCACGAAGATCTGAAGCTGCTGGATGATTTGCTGGAGGAGTATTCGGGACCGTTGATTCCACCGATTCCGGAGTTGGGTCCGCATTACAGCACCCAGTGGGCTGCGGATGATATCAAGGAGGAGCAAGATTCAAGCGCGAAGAAAGTGAAGGGACTCACAAACGGTGACATTGGAAGGAAGGAGAAAGTGAT GGGTGAGGGTATAACCGGACCGCTCACACAACGCTTGGTCTCAGCTTTGATGGAGGAAAATTTGCTTCCTGATTGTAACAGTACTAGCAACGAGAACAGCAACAGCAGCTCCGATATAGGTCACAGCAATTCGAGAAGCGCAGTTTCATTGCTAAAAAATGGCATTAGCATTGAGCGACGTTTGCGCAAGGAGCTTATTGAACAGGGCATTCTCGATGACGATGATATGCCCAAAAGCCAACAAGATGATGAAATTTTGTCGGAAATCAATCGTGTTCGCACAGAGATAGCGGTAATAGCTGAGTACAACTCGAACGAAATCCGAAAGCTGCAGTCAATGGCTCAGGATGAAATGAAGCGGATCGAGGTAAAGAGGAAACTGGATAGAGTTGATCAAGAG ATAATTGAGTGCTACAAGAAAATTATGGCTGCCAGGTTGAAGCGTCGTCCACTCACAAAACAGGAACGAGACGAAGCTTATCGTCTAGCCGAGGAGCAAAAACGTTTATCTGATCAGCTTGAATTGATGCCAGTTCATGGACCTTTCGCTACTAATTGA